Proteins encoded by one window of Castor canadensis chromosome 2, mCasCan1.hap1v2, whole genome shotgun sequence:
- the Garin1a gene encoding Golgi-associated RAB2 interactor protein 1A isoform X1, which translates to MSKIRGLPPVVRESGPGVELGVEDGLLCQLIRSPEFNLFSNSVVFESNFIQVHAPGVDFQVTKPGDWMDVYEGSTNVILGVTSSVPSLPLPNVLLMANVTWPQSPTWSTPGVAPVITLSRILPLKYVELQIYDRIQRILRVRTVTEKIYYLRLHEKHPEAVFQFWIRLVKILQKGLSITTKDPRIQFTHCLVPKMPSSSTETTPESSLPSSSQTSETLLLLVAEQTSDGFLELSGRSPLTADRNDNSATEIIESTHCKTSSMVASPVSLNVPMRATLSHSLWEQENPDEYFPQVPVASSLGENFLGP; encoded by the exons ATGAGTAAAATTAGGGGCCTCCCTCCTGTGGTCAGGGAATCAGGCCCTGGAGTGGAACTTGGGGTGGAAGATGGCCTTCTTTGTCAACTGATTCGTTCTCCGGAATTCAACTTGTTCTCCAACTCAGTGGTGTTTGAAAGCAACTTTATCCAGGT CCATGCACCTGGGGTTGATTTCCAGGTCACTAAACCTGGGGACTGGATGGATGTCTATGAAGGATCTACCAACGTGATTCTTGGAGTGACCTCTTCAGTGCCCTCCTTGCCACTCCCCAATGTCCTCCTGATGGCCAATGTCACTTGGCCCCAGAGTCCCACCTGGAGCACACCTGGTGTTGCCCCTGTCATCACCCTCAGCAG GATTCTCCCCCTGAAATATGTGGAGCTACAAATCTATGACCGGATCCAGCGCATCCTGCGGGTTCGCACAGTGACTGAAAAGATCTACTACCTGAGGCTCCACGAAAAACATCCAGAGGCCGTGTTTCAATTCTGGATCCGCCTGGTGAAAATTCTGCAGAAAGGTCTATCCATCACCACCAAAGACCCAAGAATTCAGTTTACTCACTGCCTGGTGCCCAAGATGCCCAGCTCCTCCACGGAAACAACA CCTGAAAGCAGCCTCCCGTCATCCTCCCAGACCAGTGAGACACTCTTGCTGCTGGTAGCTGAGCAGACCAGTGATGGTTTCTTGGAACTCTCAGGAAGGTCCCCGCTCACAGCAGACAG AAACGACAACAGTGCCACTGAAATAATTGAGTCCACCCATTGCAAGACATCTTCGATGGTGGCATCTCCAGTCAGTTTGAATGTACCCATGAGAGCCACCTTGAGCCACAGCCTCTGGGAACAAGAGAACCCAGATGAGTACTTCCCACAGGTTCCTGTAGCCAGTTCCCTAGGAGAGAACTTCTTGGGACCCTGA
- the Garin1a gene encoding Golgi-associated RAB2 interactor protein 1A isoform X2 → MSKIRGLPPVVRESGPGVELGVEDGLLCQLIRSPEFNLFSNSVVFESNFIQVTKPGDWMDVYEGSTNVILGVTSSVPSLPLPNVLLMANVTWPQSPTWSTPGVAPVITLSRILPLKYVELQIYDRIQRILRVRTVTEKIYYLRLHEKHPEAVFQFWIRLVKILQKGLSITTKDPRIQFTHCLVPKMPSSSTETTPESSLPSSSQTSETLLLLVAEQTSDGFLELSGRSPLTADRNDNSATEIIESTHCKTSSMVASPVSLNVPMRATLSHSLWEQENPDEYFPQVPVASSLGENFLGP, encoded by the exons ATGAGTAAAATTAGGGGCCTCCCTCCTGTGGTCAGGGAATCAGGCCCTGGAGTGGAACTTGGGGTGGAAGATGGCCTTCTTTGTCAACTGATTCGTTCTCCGGAATTCAACTTGTTCTCCAACTCAGTGGTGTTTGAAAGCAACTTTATCCAG GTCACTAAACCTGGGGACTGGATGGATGTCTATGAAGGATCTACCAACGTGATTCTTGGAGTGACCTCTTCAGTGCCCTCCTTGCCACTCCCCAATGTCCTCCTGATGGCCAATGTCACTTGGCCCCAGAGTCCCACCTGGAGCACACCTGGTGTTGCCCCTGTCATCACCCTCAGCAG GATTCTCCCCCTGAAATATGTGGAGCTACAAATCTATGACCGGATCCAGCGCATCCTGCGGGTTCGCACAGTGACTGAAAAGATCTACTACCTGAGGCTCCACGAAAAACATCCAGAGGCCGTGTTTCAATTCTGGATCCGCCTGGTGAAAATTCTGCAGAAAGGTCTATCCATCACCACCAAAGACCCAAGAATTCAGTTTACTCACTGCCTGGTGCCCAAGATGCCCAGCTCCTCCACGGAAACAACA CCTGAAAGCAGCCTCCCGTCATCCTCCCAGACCAGTGAGACACTCTTGCTGCTGGTAGCTGAGCAGACCAGTGATGGTTTCTTGGAACTCTCAGGAAGGTCCCCGCTCACAGCAGACAG AAACGACAACAGTGCCACTGAAATAATTGAGTCCACCCATTGCAAGACATCTTCGATGGTGGCATCTCCAGTCAGTTTGAATGTACCCATGAGAGCCACCTTGAGCCACAGCCTCTGGGAACAAGAGAACCCAGATGAGTACTTCCCACAGGTTCCTGTAGCCAGTTCCCTAGGAGAGAACTTCTTGGGACCCTGA